The genome window atatatataacaatataaatatatttggtttttatcttTTAAACACCTCTtgaaactaaatattttcaattaaaaacaagagagaacgctatagtcgagttccccgactatctgatacccgttactcagctattcgaagtgcgaaggagagtcttcagcatatacagattttggcggttttgtgggcgtggcaaaaagattttggcaactcgatagaaatttacgagactaatacaaaaatgaaatcatatcaaaacgtttttcaaaagtgtgggcgtggcagtttttggcagtttgtgggcgtggcaacatgaatcgacaaacttgagCTGCGTCCATGTttctgaagtctgtatgcttaatctgaactgtctagcttttgtagttcctgagatctcgacgttcatacggacatggccagatcgactcggctattgatcctgatcaagaatatacatataaactttatatatacttttcaacgaatctagtatacccttttactctacgagtaacaggtataaaaacCCCCACTTAATAAGTTGCAAAAAAAGGCACGCCTGAATTTTGCTCGAGCCCATGGTCTAAAAAGTGGCATTATGTCGTATTTTCGGACGAGAAGAAATTTAATCTGGAGGGACCAGATGGCTATAGTCATTACTATCATGATTTGCGTAAGGAGGAGCACCTTTTGGATCGCTTTCACAGTCGGGTTGGAGGTGTCATGGTATGGGGCGCAGTATCCTATTATGGCCCCTGTGAATTGCAGTTTTTTAAGATTACAAACGGCATTTCGTTTTTGAAAATCTAGAATGGCATTTTCAGCACGACAATGCACCAAtccaaaggaaaacaaaggagGATCAACTTCTTATtagttttctttaaaaatattcaaatttaaatatttaagtgttaATCATCCAATTTTTTGCGAAAAAATCGAAcaaacttaaattatttactCATTTATGGATCTATAAAAAGCAAACTGCATCCCatgtaaactttttatttatggaaTTGTTCAACTTTTGAGTGAAAAAAATGTCCAAAACTCTAGCTTAACAGTTTTCTAAATATCTCACAGCAACTATGTTTGCTAACATCCACTAACCTGGTGACGCGCAGTGTATGTATATTGTGTGAAAAATCTGAATTTTGGTATGTAAACATAGTATTACGCAACAAATAATCCGAGCAGAATAATGTAACTACATGGCTAAATATCGCattttaatcaatatttatgGAGTAAGCTTGAACATAAAAGGTTTAAAGGTCATCCTTTGGAATACCCAACTCTGTGTTGCTCCATTTCTTTGAGTTGGGATAATCGAATTCCCCCTGtgaataatgttttaaatagaaaacttCATATATATGAATTTGTACTCTTACCGTTATGTGGTCAGGTTCATGCCATAAGTGCCAGATTACCCACCACCACATAGCTCCACCAACAGTTACAGCACCAATTTTAGTTGCCTTTGAATGGGGAGGGGGCCATTACGGTAAGATACACTGAAAAACTTATGTAAgttgaaaattatatataattgaatagGTTTCTCCAAACTTACACATGACTTTTCCTTTGAATTATGTTACGAGCTAATATCGTACGGTGAAAATATCCGATTGAAGAACCCAATTTTAGAGCAAAACTCATTGTCCGCTCGGAattcgttttcaaaaagcaaaaattaacTAGTTCCTTTTTTACTACACTTGATATTTATTGGTATGCAATTTTTGTTAGGTTCACAAATATGGCTAGTGCGGTATTTCGACAAGCGAAATACCCTGTCCATATTTAAAGCATCAAAGAATAATAACAGGTTCCCAATAGGACATGTTTGTTTTTGACATTTAAGGGTGTTTCAGAATTTAGTTTTAGACATTGCAATGCATTGATAACAACAAGGAGACAACGACTTAGAATTTATCACCGTGGTTTTTATATTAAGATTTTTAGCATGAGCTTATTTTTTATGAGTAATATaatggaaaatttataaagGAAGGAAAACACTGGACAACGTCGTGAACTGCTTTGAGAAACAGAGTATTTCTTTTTCCaatagttttaattttaaatctaCTGTATTTAAAGATTGTGTTGTCAACTTTTTaaacaaaacggaacaaaACTTACGGCTCTTTTATAACGTTGTAATACAGGATTTGAAATAAGAAATACGAAAATTTAATGCCTCTATCGTAAACCATATTACAATATTGAATGacaatatttatacccgttactcgtagagtaaaagggtatactagattcgttgaaaagtatgtaacaggcagaaggaagcgtttacgaccatataaagcatatatattcttgatcaggatcagtagcggagtcgatctggccatgtccgtctgtccgtccgtatgaacgtcgagatctcaggaactacaaaagctagaaagttcagattaagcatacagactccagagacatagaagcagcgcaagtttgtcgattcatgttgccacgcccagtctaacgcccacaaactgcccaaagccacgcccacacttttgaaaaacgttttgataatattttatttttgtattagtcttgtaaaatgctatcgatttgccaaaaaacgttttgccactcccactctaacgcccacaaaccgccaaaaactgtcagtgttgaagactcgccttcacactttcactagctgagtaacgggtatcagatagatATTTGTTACTaagaaacttaaaaaaattaaatttagattcacatttttttcagAAGCCAAAGTGTGTAGAGGTGAG of Drosophila teissieri strain GT53w unplaced genomic scaffold, Prin_Dtei_1.1 Segkk51_quiver_pilon_scaf, whole genome shotgun sequence contains these proteins:
- the LOC122625664 gene encoding LOW QUALITY PROTEIN: NADH dehydrogenase [ubiquinone] 1 beta subcomplex subunit 2, mitochondrial-like (The sequence of the model RefSeq protein was modified relative to this genomic sequence to represent the inferred CDS: inserted 1 base in 1 codon) encodes the protein MSFALKLGSSIGYFHRTILARNIIQRKSHVVSYRNXPPPHSKATKIGAVTVGGAMWWWVIWHLWHEPDHITGEFDYPNSKKWSNTELGIPKDDL